A single genomic interval of Paracoccus contaminans harbors:
- a CDS encoding lysine--tRNA ligase codes for MTTLRDAAMNSKAWPFEEARRVLKRYEKKPPEKGYVLFETGYGPSGLPHIGTFGEVARTTMIRRAFEIISDIPTRLFCFSDDMDGMRKVPENVPQQDMLRAHLQKPLTSVPDPFGEYPSFGDHNNAMLRRFLDTFGFEYEFISATAFYKSGQFDPTLRLAAERYDAIMEIMLASLREERQQTYSCFLPIHPETGRVLYVPIKHVDAADGTITFDDESGREWTLPVTGGQVKLQWKPDFGARWAALDVDFEMYGKDHSTNTPIYDGICEVLGGRKPEHFTYELFLDDKGQKISKSKGNGLSIDEWLTYAATESLSYFMYQKPKTAKRMHFDVIPKAVDEYHQQLRAFPGQTPEQQLANPVWHIHGGDVPDSNLAVPFQMLLNLAAASGAQDKEGLWGFIRNYAPDASPRTHPDLDAAAAFAVRYFNDFVAPGRSFRAPSDKERAALEDLDGRLAAWSGPADAEALQTMVFAVGTEHGFEPLRDWFQALYQVLLGADQGPRFGGFVALYGIRETRALIARALSGDLAG; via the coding sequence ATGACCACCCTGCGCGATGCGGCGATGAATTCCAAGGCCTGGCCCTTTGAAGAAGCGCGCCGGGTACTGAAACGTTACGAGAAGAAGCCCCCCGAAAAGGGCTATGTTCTGTTCGAGACGGGCTATGGCCCATCGGGCCTGCCCCATATCGGCACCTTCGGCGAGGTCGCGCGCACGACCATGATCCGCCGGGCCTTCGAGATTATCTCGGACATTCCGACGCGGCTGTTCTGTTTTTCCGACGACATGGACGGGATGCGCAAGGTGCCCGAGAATGTGCCGCAGCAGGACATGCTGCGCGCGCATCTGCAAAAGCCGCTGACATCGGTGCCCGATCCCTTCGGCGAATATCCCAGCTTTGGCGATCACAACAATGCCATGCTGCGCCGGTTTCTCGACACATTCGGGTTCGAATACGAATTCATCAGCGCGACGGCGTTCTACAAGTCAGGGCAGTTCGACCCGACCCTGCGGCTGGCGGCCGAACGCTATGACGCGATCATGGAAATCATGCTGGCCAGCTTGCGCGAGGAGCGCCAGCAGACCTATTCCTGCTTCCTGCCGATCCACCCCGAAACCGGCCGGGTGCTGTATGTGCCGATCAAGCATGTCGATGCGGCCGATGGCACGATCACCTTCGACGACGAGAGCGGGCGCGAATGGACGCTGCCTGTCACGGGCGGTCAGGTGAAGTTGCAGTGGAAGCCCGATTTCGGCGCCCGCTGGGCGGCGCTGGATGTCGATTTCGAGATGTATGGCAAGGACCATTCCACCAACACCCCGATCTATGACGGCATCTGCGAGGTGCTTGGGGGCCGCAAGCCCGAGCATTTCACCTATGAGCTGTTCCTGGACGACAAGGGCCAGAAGATCAGCAAATCCAAGGGCAACGGGCTGTCGATCGACGAATGGCTGACCTATGCGGCCACCGAAAGCCTGTCCTATTTCATGTATCAAAAGCCCAAGACGGCCAAGCGGATGCATTTCGATGTCATCCCCAAGGCGGTGGACGAATACCACCAGCAGCTGCGCGCCTTTCCCGGCCAGACGCCCGAGCAGCAGCTTGCCAACCCCGTCTGGCATATTCACGGGGGCGATGTTCCCGACTCGAATCTGGCGGTGCCGTTTCAGATGCTGCTGAACCTGGCCGCCGCCTCGGGGGCGCAGGACAAGGAGGGGCTGTGGGGCTTTATCCGCAACTATGCGCCCGACGCCTCGCCCCGCACCCATCCCGACCTTGACGCCGCCGCGGCCTTTGCCGTGCGGTATTTCAACGACTTCGTGGCGCCCGGCCGGAGCTTCCGCGCGCCGAGCGACAAGGAACGCGCGGCGCTGGAGGATCTGGACGGTCGCCTGGCCGCCTGGTCGGGGCCGGCCGATGCCGAGGCGCTGCAGACCATGGTGTTCGCCGTCGGCACCGAACATGGGTTCGAGCCGCTGCGCGACTGGTTCCAGGCGCTGTATCAGGTGCTGCTGGGGGCCGATCAGGGGCCGCGCTTCGGCGGCTTTGTCGCGCTTTATGGCATCCGCGAGACGCGCGCCCTGATCGCGCGCGCCCTGTCCGGCGATCTGGCCGGCTAG
- a CDS encoding glycosyl hydrolase family 28-related protein, with protein sequence MNIAITAGLQLMPPGFAGGLNAWSRANGLSGEPTWAGAANAAIVPADQDFGTCLEIVKQEDVTRIRFTGETPILPGTFLRVSARVKLVAGNMPSVRVAGWPGTDQRKQVTGVTTTGPSVALGAYGKVVEVSAIVANAARKGVDMGWGASAALGHLGLDLTGPNGGAVRIESIRIEDVTADFVPEMIDWVDVRDYGAIGDGVTDDRAAFLRADAAAAGGQVLVPAGTYLIGDDLTMNAPVRFVGKLRMARTARLGLRRNFDLPSYADAFGDETEGLKKALQALLDYSDHNILDLCGRKVDLTEPLVIAQLAPKLTFFGSRRVLANGEIALVAGPAWASRTVTSAGTYDPDDNLRLTNVSQVAAIEVGSRITGPGVGREVYVRAKNVSARTLTLSNPLYGGAGTRNYSFIRRPYAFDFSGVEQVDRFYFTNVEFSLGGIGNGVMLPPNGSWWSFRDCFFTKPLDRCITSIGDACQGMLIDRNEFMSNETDSDVQSRTSVCLNINANDAKIRDNRAVRFGHFCVASGTGHLITGNHWFQGDNNSSGGVRVAGLVLTGRVAQVTITGNYIDNSSIEWTNEHHPYPTATTPQSPFNGLTISGNTFLSSNTVSNFSWIVIKPYGSGQVLSGLTVMGNVFKSLYAKIDRVERVDTSYANLNMSRMQGVRFEGNTFYGVQTPTSNPLYVTHTQNTAASRWVVSTASALPFNGQSLRVEGVVSQGTILTATGKRNNDLPSVQLAQGASRDQVALDFSTPVKGTVALKIRMDSGN encoded by the coding sequence ATGAACATCGCAATCACCGCCGGGTTGCAGCTGATGCCGCCCGGATTCGCCGGCGGGCTGAATGCCTGGTCGCGCGCCAATGGCCTGTCGGGCGAGCCGACATGGGCGGGGGCGGCCAATGCCGCGATCGTCCCGGCCGACCAGGATTTCGGCACCTGCCTTGAGATCGTCAAGCAGGAGGACGTGACCCGCATCCGCTTCACCGGCGAGACGCCGATCCTGCCGGGCACGTTCCTGCGCGTCTCGGCGCGCGTCAAGCTCGTGGCCGGCAACATGCCCTCGGTCCGTGTGGCGGGCTGGCCGGGAACCGACCAGCGCAAGCAGGTCACGGGCGTCACGACTACCGGGCCTTCGGTCGCGCTGGGGGCCTATGGGAAGGTGGTCGAGGTGTCGGCCATCGTCGCCAACGCCGCGCGCAAGGGCGTTGACATGGGCTGGGGGGCCAGCGCGGCACTGGGCCATCTGGGGCTGGACCTGACCGGGCCGAACGGCGGCGCGGTCAGGATCGAAAGCATCAGGATCGAGGATGTCACCGCCGATTTCGTCCCCGAGATGATCGACTGGGTTGATGTGCGCGATTATGGCGCGATCGGCGACGGGGTGACGGATGACCGCGCCGCCTTCCTGCGCGCCGATGCGGCCGCGGCGGGCGGGCAGGTGCTGGTGCCCGCCGGCACCTATCTGATCGGCGACGACCTGACCATGAACGCGCCCGTGCGCTTTGTCGGCAAGCTGCGCATGGCGCGCACCGCGCGCCTGGGGCTGCGCCGCAACTTTGACCTGCCCAGCTATGCCGACGCCTTCGGGGACGAGACGGAGGGCCTCAAGAAGGCGTTGCAGGCGCTGCTTGATTATTCCGATCACAACATCCTCGACCTGTGCGGCCGCAAGGTGGACCTGACCGAGCCGCTGGTGATCGCCCAGCTGGCGCCCAAGCTTACCTTCTTCGGCAGCCGGCGGGTGCTGGCCAACGGGGAAATCGCGCTTGTGGCCGGACCGGCCTGGGCCTCACGCACGGTGACGTCGGCGGGCACCTATGATCCCGATGACAACCTGCGCCTGACCAATGTCTCGCAGGTCGCCGCGATCGAGGTCGGATCGCGCATCACCGGCCCGGGCGTGGGGCGCGAGGTCTATGTGCGGGCCAAGAACGTGTCGGCCCGCACGCTGACGCTGTCGAACCCGCTGTATGGCGGGGCCGGAACGCGCAACTATTCCTTTATCCGCCGCCCCTATGCCTTCGATTTTTCGGGGGTCGAGCAGGTGGACCGCTTCTACTTCACGAATGTGGAGTTCTCGCTGGGCGGCATCGGCAACGGGGTGATGCTGCCCCCGAACGGAAGCTGGTGGTCGTTCCGCGACTGTTTCTTCACCAAGCCGCTGGACCGCTGCATCACCTCGATCGGGGATGCCTGCCAGGGCATGCTGATCGACCGCAACGAGTTCATGTCGAACGAAACCGACAGCGACGTGCAGTCGCGCACCAGCGTCTGCCTGAACATCAATGCCAATGACGCCAAGATCCGCGACAACCGCGCGGTCCGGTTCGGCCATTTCTGCGTGGCCTCGGGCACCGGGCATCTGATCACGGGCAACCACTGGTTCCAGGGCGACAACAATTCCAGCGGCGGCGTGCGCGTGGCGGGGCTGGTGCTGACCGGGCGCGTGGCGCAGGTCACGATCACCGGCAACTACATCGACAATTCCAGCATCGAGTGGACCAACGAGCATCACCCCTATCCGACAGCGACGACCCCGCAGTCGCCCTTCAACGGGCTGACGATCAGCGGCAACACCTTCCTCAGCTCCAACACGGTGTCGAACTTTTCCTGGATCGTCATCAAGCCCTACGGATCGGGCCAGGTGCTGTCGGGGCTGACGGTCATGGGCAACGTGTTCAAGTCGCTCTATGCCAAGATCGACCGGGTCGAGCGGGTGGATACCAGCTATGCCAACCTCAACATGTCGCGGATGCAGGGCGTGCGGTTCGAGGGCAACACATTCTACGGCGTCCAGACCCCGACCAGCAATCCGCTGTATGTCACCCATACGCAGAACACCGCGGCGTCGCGGTGGGTGGTGTCCACGGCATCGGCGCTGCCCTTCAACGGGCAGTCGCTGAGGGTCGAGGGCGTGGTGTCGCAGGGCACGATCCTGACCGCGACGGGCAAGCGCAACAATGACCTGCCTTCGGTCCAGCTTGCGCAAGGTGCGTCGCGCGATCAGGTGGCGCTGGATTTCTCGACGCCCGTCAAGGGGACGGTCGCGCTCAAGATCCGCATGGACAGCGGCAACTGA
- a CDS encoding tellurite resistance TerB family protein, producing MTLDLPSFSACDALVAVMVAVSASDQQMRTAELLAIERIVDHTPIFADYDVERIRAVAQTVMTLFEDEDGLDGLFTLIRASLPARLYDTAYVLACDVASADGRVGDDELRLLTELREELELDRLHAAAIELAAKARHRRA from the coding sequence ATGACCCTGGACCTGCCCTCGTTTTCAGCCTGTGACGCACTGGTGGCCGTGATGGTGGCTGTGTCCGCCTCGGACCAGCAGATGCGCACGGCCGAACTGCTGGCCATCGAACGCATCGTCGATCACACGCCCATATTCGCCGATTACGACGTTGAACGCATCCGCGCCGTCGCCCAGACCGTGATGACCCTGTTCGAGGATGAGGACGGCCTCGACGGTCTGTTCACGCTGATCCGCGCCTCGCTGCCGGCGCGGCTCTATGACACCGCCTATGTGCTGGCCTGCGATGTCGCCTCGGCCGACGGGCGGGTGGGCGACGACGAACTGCGCCTGCTGACCGAACTGCGCGAGGAGCTTGAGCTGGACCGTTTGCACGCCGCCGCCATCGAGCTTGCCGCCAAGGCCCGCCACCGCAGGGCCTGA
- a CDS encoding D-alanyl-D-alanine carboxypeptidase: MRRRGFLAGALAAVAAPAIADPAPRRPAPRPAPSPGALLAQARLGAARLAFAVMDPATGAVVMAQDGAQPMPPASTLKMVTALYALDQLGAQHRFATRVLRQGDTLVLAGGGDPELDTAALAALAADAVRAARGWTPARLAVWGGALPRAAQIAAGQDAQLAYNPAVSGMILNFNRVHLGWRCDSGCALTFEARGQGRSPRAFSIGGAVRAGGGSWRHQDGGQGEQWDIPRAALGRTGGRWLPVRLPEAYAGDVFQTLARAEGMALPAAEMLDRPPEGVEIARLDSRPLAQILRAMLEHSNNLTAEVVGLAASGAPDRAASAAAMGGWLAASGAGAALLADHSGLSADSRIAPETLVRLLARPDFAAALRPLLNVDPLREALGASSGGDGRGGAPLVSGKTGTLNFVSNLAGYAAAPGGADRVFAVMIADPPRRAATEGMDLPPGVLDWTGRAKRLQRDLVAAACRPPALPAQAPLPAEI; the protein is encoded by the coding sequence ATGAGGCGGCGGGGTTTTCTGGCCGGCGCCCTTGCCGCGGTGGCGGCCCCGGCGATCGCCGATCCGGCCCCGCGCCGGCCGGCGCCGCGGCCCGCGCCCTCGCCGGGCGCGCTGCTGGCGCAGGCGCGGCTTGGCGCGGCGCGGCTTGCTTTTGCGGTGATGGACCCTGCGACCGGCGCCGTGGTGATGGCGCAGGATGGCGCGCAACCGATGCCGCCGGCAAGCACGCTCAAGATGGTCACGGCGCTGTATGCGCTTGACCAGCTGGGCGCGCAGCACCGTTTCGCCACGCGCGTGCTGCGCCAGGGCGACACGCTGGTGCTGGCCGGTGGGGGCGATCCCGAACTGGACACGGCCGCCCTTGCGGCGCTGGCCGCCGATGCGGTGCGTGCCGCCCGGGGCTGGACGCCGGCGCGGCTGGCGGTATGGGGCGGCGCCTTGCCGCGGGCTGCGCAGATCGCCGCCGGACAGGATGCGCAGCTTGCCTATAACCCGGCCGTGTCGGGGATGATCCTCAACTTCAACCGCGTCCACCTGGGATGGCGCTGCGACAGCGGTTGCGCGCTGACCTTCGAGGCGCGGGGGCAGGGGCGCTCGCCCCGCGCCTTTTCGATCGGCGGCGCGGTGCGTGCGGGCGGCGGTTCCTGGCGGCACCAGGACGGGGGCCAAGGTGAGCAATGGGATATCCCCCGCGCAGCCCTGGGCCGGACAGGGGGGCGCTGGCTGCCGGTGCGCCTGCCCGAAGCCTATGCGGGCGACGTGTTCCAGACGCTCGCCAGGGCCGAGGGAATGGCGCTGCCCGCGGCCGAAATGCTGGACCGCCCCCCGGAGGGGGTCGAGATCGCCCGGCTGGACAGCCGCCCGCTGGCGCAGATCCTGCGGGCGATGCTGGAGCATTCCAACAATCTGACCGCCGAGGTGGTCGGCCTGGCCGCAAGCGGCGCGCCTGACCGGGCTGCCTCGGCGGCCGCGATGGGGGGCTGGCTGGCGGCATCGGGGGCGGGGGCGGCGCTGCTGGCCGATCATTCGGGGCTGTCGGCTGACAGCCGGATCGCGCCCGAGACGCTGGTGCGGCTGTTGGCGCGGCCCGATTTCGCCGCGGCGCTGCGCCCGCTGCTGAATGTCGATCCGCTGCGCGAGGCGCTGGGCGCGTCATCGGGCGGGGACGGACGGGGCGGTGCGCCGCTGGTCAGCGGCAAGACGGGCACGCTGAACTTCGTGTCGAACCTGGCGGGCTATGCGGCCGCACCGGGCGGGGCCGACCGGGTCTTTGCGGTGATGATCGCCGACCCGCCGCGCCGCGCCGCCACCGAAGGCATGGACCTGCCCCCCGGCGTGCTGGACTGGACGGGCCGGGCCAAGCGGCTGCAGCGCGACCTGGTCGCCGCCGCGTGCCGCCCCCCTGCCTTGCCCGCGCAGGCGCCCCTGCCGGCTGAGATCTGA
- a CDS encoding DUF4159 domain-containing protein yields MAGFPWACLVSRRALLAVAAALLAAPAGAQDDPDPALTAAAGSGALAYVVTGDGAVDEASMRGLSGLSEELARRTTVEPGAPVGVTPGQDDLALLPFLYWPVTPDQPLPSVQGYAALNRFLQTGGMILFDTRDADIAGIGGPDGAADLQRLAAGLDIPPLAQVPPDHVLTRSFYLLDSFPGRFSGGAVWVEAPAGGEAQGAGPAPANDGVSPVVIGGNDWAAAWAMTDQGLAAYAIGGGPDGPYDAERQRELALRFGINLVMYALSGNYKSDQVHVRELLDRLGRERGDGSGALPEVLP; encoded by the coding sequence TTGGCCGGGTTCCCTTGGGCCTGCCTTGTCAGCCGGCGGGCCCTGCTGGCCGTCGCCGCGGCCCTGCTGGCCGCGCCCGCGGGGGCGCAGGACGATCCCGATCCGGCATTGACCGCCGCCGCGGGATCGGGGGCGCTGGCTTATGTCGTGACCGGTGATGGGGCGGTGGACGAGGCGTCGATGCGCGGCCTGTCGGGCCTGTCCGAGGAACTGGCGCGCCGCACGACGGTCGAGCCGGGCGCCCCTGTCGGGGTCACGCCCGGGCAGGACGATCTGGCCCTGCTGCCCTTTCTTTACTGGCCCGTGACGCCCGATCAGCCGCTGCCCTCGGTGCAGGGCTATGCCGCGCTGAACCGCTTTTTGCAGACCGGCGGGATGATCCTGTTCGACACGCGCGATGCCGATATCGCGGGGATCGGCGGGCCTGACGGGGCGGCCGACCTGCAGCGGCTGGCGGCGGGGCTCGACATCCCCCCGCTGGCGCAGGTTCCGCCCGATCATGTCCTGACGCGCAGCTTCTATCTGCTGGACAGCTTTCCCGGCCGTTTCAGCGGGGGGGCGGTGTGGGTCGAGGCGCCGGCAGGGGGCGAGGCGCAGGGTGCCGGCCCCGCGCCTGCGAATGACGGTGTCTCGCCAGTGGTTATCGGCGGCAATGACTGGGCGGCGGCCTGGGCGATGACCGATCAGGGTCTGGCCGCCTATGCGATCGGCGGCGGACCGGACGGACCCTATGACGCCGAACGGCAGCGCGAGCTGGCGTTGCGCTTTGGCATCAACCTGGTCATGTATGCGCTGAGCGGGAACTATAAATCCGATCAGGTGCATGTGCGCGAGCTGCTGGACCGGCTGGGGCGCGAGCGCGGCGACGGATCGGGGGCACTGCCCGAGGTGCTGCCGTGA
- a CDS encoding cation acetate symporter, with amino-acid sequence MSRAPILGRLLGLPILLMLPSLASAAGAIEGEVRRQPTNWTAILMFAVFVVLTLFITRWAAGRTRSAADFYTAGGGISGFQNGLAIAGDYMSAASFLGISAAVMANGFDGLLYSIGFLVGWPLLTFLMAERLRNLGKFTFADVAAFRFAQTPVRLFAAASTLVVVAFYLIAQMVGAGQLIKLLFGLDYWMAVVIVGALMMVYVLFGGMTATTWVQIIKACMLLGGASFMAFMVMQRFGFSFERLFAESVRIKGDLAAANPGEGKPPLTPEQAAAAGQAIMAPGSFVKDPVSAISFGMALMFGTAGLPHILMRFFTVPSAREARKSVMWATMWIGYFYLLTFIIGFGAIAFVLTNPGFLDNTGALQGGNNMAAVHLAHAVGGNVFLGFISAVAFATILAVVAGLALSGASAVSHDIYSSIMRQGNADSVSELRVSRITTIVLGIIAVILGIAFEKQNIAFMVSLAFAVAASANFPVLFLSLLWPGMTTRGAVIGGFVGLISSVVLMVLSPPVWEATLGYAKGSAPFPYTSPALFSMVLAFLSIWLFSVTDRSRRAAIDKAGYLAQEVRSETGIGASEASAH; translated from the coding sequence ATGAGCCGCGCCCCGATCCTTGGCCGCCTTCTGGGCCTGCCCATCCTGCTGATGCTGCCCTCGCTGGCCAGCGCCGCCGGCGCCATCGAAGGCGAGGTGCGCCGGCAGCCCACCAATTGGACCGCGATCCTCATGTTCGCGGTCTTTGTCGTCTTGACGCTGTTCATCACGCGCTGGGCCGCGGGGCGCACCCGCTCGGCCGCGGATTTCTATACCGCGGGGGGCGGCATATCGGGGTTCCAGAACGGGCTTGCCATTGCCGGCGACTATATGTCCGCCGCATCCTTCCTGGGCATTTCGGCCGCGGTGATGGCCAACGGCTTTGACGGGCTGCTGTATTCCATCGGCTTTCTGGTCGGCTGGCCGCTGCTGACCTTTCTGATGGCCGAACGGCTGCGCAACCTGGGCAAGTTCACCTTTGCCGATGTGGCCGCCTTCCGCTTTGCCCAGACACCCGTGCGGCTGTTTGCGGCCGCCTCGACCCTGGTCGTGGTCGCCTTCTACCTGATCGCCCAGATGGTTGGCGCGGGACAGCTGATCAAGCTGCTGTTCGGGCTGGATTACTGGATGGCCGTGGTCATCGTTGGCGCGCTGATGATGGTCTATGTGCTGTTCGGCGGCATGACGGCGACCACCTGGGTGCAGATCATCAAGGCCTGCATGCTGCTGGGCGGGGCGTCCTTCATGGCCTTCATGGTCATGCAGCGTTTCGGCTTCAGCTTCGAGCGGCTGTTCGCCGAATCGGTGCGCATCAAGGGTGACCTGGCCGCGGCCAATCCCGGCGAGGGCAAACCGCCGCTGACCCCCGAACAGGCCGCCGCTGCGGGGCAGGCGATCATGGCGCCCGGCAGCTTCGTCAAGGACCCGGTCTCGGCCATTTCCTTCGGCATGGCGCTGATGTTCGGCACCGCCGGCCTGCCGCATATCCTGATGCGCTTCTTCACCGTTCCCAGCGCGCGCGAGGCGCGCAAGTCGGTGATGTGGGCAACGATGTGGATCGGCTATTTCTACCTGCTGACCTTCATCATCGGCTTCGGCGCCATCGCCTTCGTGCTGACCAACCCCGGTTTCCTGGACAACACGGGTGCCTTGCAGGGCGGCAACAACATGGCCGCCGTCCACCTTGCCCATGCGGTCGGGGGGAATGTGTTCCTGGGCTTCATCTCGGCGGTGGCCTTTGCCACCATCCTTGCCGTGGTGGCGGGGCTGGCCCTCTCAGGCGCCTCGGCGGTGTCGCATGACATCTATTCCAGCATCATGCGCCAGGGCAATGCCGACAGCGTATCCGAGCTGCGCGTGTCGCGGATCACGACGATCGTGCTGGGGATCATCGCCGTCATCCTCGGCATCGCCTTTGAAAAGCAGAACATCGCCTTCATGGTGTCGCTGGCCTTCGCGGTCGCCGCATCGGCCAACTTTCCGGTGCTGTTCCTGTCGCTGCTATGGCCGGGCATGACCACGCGCGGCGCCGTCATCGGCGGTTTTGTCGGGCTGATCTCGTCGGTGGTGCTGATGGTCCTGTCCCCGCCCGTGTGGGAGGCGACGCTGGGCTATGCCAAGGGCAGCGCGCCGTTCCCCTATACCTCGCCGGCGCTGTTCTCGATGGTGCTGGCCTTCCTGTCGATCTGGCTGTTCTCGGTCACCGACCGCAGCCGCCGCGCCGCGATCGACAAGGCCGGCTATCTTGCGCAGGAGGTGCGGTCTGAAACGGGGATCGGCGCATCCGAGGCATCGGCACACTGA
- the acs gene encoding acetate--CoA ligase, with the protein MSHAAARHPIPHGYAKAHVSPEDYRARYAESVKDPETFWGREGRRLDWVQPYTRVKNTDFTLGKVSIRWFEDGVLNACVNCVDRHLPARAGQTAIIWEPDDPAAPARHITYAELSDKVNRMANVLLSQGVMRGDRVVIYLPMIPEAAFAMLACARIGAIHSIVFAGFSPDALANRINDCGAKLVITADTAPRGGRKTALKSNTDAALLHCSDRVRCLVIKHTGDQTTWVQGRDVDVLALMDQVSPDCPARPMGAEDPLFILYTSGSTGRPKGVVHTTGGYLVYASMTHQCTFDYQDGDVFWCTADVGWVTGHSYIVYGPLANGATTLMFEGVPTFPDPGRFWAVCEKHKVTQFYTAPTAIRSLMGQGPEWVERHDLSSLRILGSVGEPINPEAWAWYDKHVGKGRCPIVDTFWQTETGGHMITSLPYAIETKPGAATLPFFGVSPAVLDAASGTVIEGNGVEGVLAISDSWPGQMRTLWGDHQRFEEAYFQQYPGYYFTGDGCRRDEDGYYWITGRVDDVINVSGHRMGTAEVESALVAHPKVAEAAVVGYPHDIKGQGIYAYVTVMNDVTPSEELRRELEGWVRTEIGPIAKPDLIQWAPGLPKTRSGKIMRRILRKIAENDYGSLGDTSTLAEPAVVDDLIDNRMNRG; encoded by the coding sequence ATGTCCCATGCCGCTGCCAGGCACCCGATCCCCCATGGATACGCCAAGGCCCATGTGTCGCCCGAGGATTACCGCGCCCGCTATGCCGAATCGGTGAAGGATCCCGAGACGTTCTGGGGGCGGGAAGGCCGCCGCCTTGACTGGGTCCAGCCCTATACCCGTGTCAAGAACACCGACTTCACCCTGGGCAAGGTGTCGATCCGCTGGTTCGAGGACGGGGTTCTGAATGCCTGCGTCAACTGCGTCGATCGGCACCTGCCGGCCCGCGCCGGGCAGACGGCCATCATCTGGGAACCCGACGACCCCGCCGCGCCCGCGCGCCACATCACCTATGCCGAACTGTCCGACAAGGTGAACCGCATGGCCAATGTCCTGCTCAGCCAGGGCGTGATGCGCGGGGACCGGGTGGTGATCTATCTGCCGATGATCCCCGAGGCGGCCTTTGCGATGCTGGCCTGCGCGCGCATCGGCGCCATCCATTCGATCGTCTTTGCCGGATTTTCCCCCGATGCGCTGGCCAACCGCATCAATGACTGCGGGGCGAAACTGGTCATCACCGCCGACACCGCCCCGCGCGGGGGGCGCAAGACCGCGCTGAAATCCAACACCGATGCCGCATTGCTGCACTGTTCGGACCGGGTGCGCTGTCTTGTCATCAAGCACACCGGCGATCAGACCACCTGGGTGCAGGGGCGCGACGTGGACGTGCTGGCGCTGATGGATCAGGTCAGCCCCGACTGCCCGGCCCGCCCGATGGGGGCCGAGGATCCGCTGTTCATCCTGTATACCTCGGGTTCGACCGGGCGGCCCAAGGGCGTCGTGCATACCACCGGCGGCTATCTGGTCTATGCGTCGATGACGCATCAATGCACCTTCGACTATCAGGACGGCGACGTGTTCTGGTGCACCGCCGATGTCGGCTGGGTCACGGGGCACAGCTACATCGTGTATGGCCCGCTGGCCAATGGCGCGACCACCCTGATGTTCGAGGGCGTGCCGACCTTTCCCGATCCGGGGCGGTTCTGGGCGGTCTGCGAAAAGCACAAGGTCACGCAGTTCTACACCGCCCCGACGGCCATCCGCAGCCTGATGGGGCAGGGGCCGGAATGGGTCGAAAGGCACGACCTGTCCAGCCTGCGCATCCTGGGTTCGGTGGGCGAGCCGATCAACCCCGAGGCCTGGGCCTGGTATGACAAGCATGTGGGCAAGGGCCGCTGCCCGATCGTCGATACCTTCTGGCAGACTGAGACGGGCGGGCACATGATCACCAGCCTGCCCTATGCCATCGAGACAAAGCCCGGGGCCGCGACGCTGCCGTTTTTCGGCGTCAGCCCCGCGGTGCTGGATGCGGCATCCGGCACGGTGATCGAGGGCAACGGGGTCGAGGGCGTGCTGGCCATTTCCGACAGCTGGCCGGGGCAGATGCGCACGTTGTGGGGCGATCACCAGCGTTTCGAGGAAGCCTATTTCCAGCAGTATCCGGGCTATTACTTCACCGGTGACGGCTGCCGGCGCGACGAGGACGGCTATTACTGGATCACCGGCCGCGTCGATGACGTGATCAATGTCAGCGGCCACCGCATGGGCACGGCCGAGGTGGAATCGGCGCTGGTCGCCCATCCCAAGGTCGCCGAGGCGGCGGTGGTCGGCTATCCGCACGACATCAAGGGGCAGGGCATCTATGCCTATGTCACCGTGATGAACGACGTGACGCCCTCGGAGGAGCTGCGGCGCGAGCTGGAGGGCTGGGTGAGGACCGAGATCGGCCCGATCGCCAAGCCCGACCTGATCCAGTGGGCGCCCGGCCTGCCCAAGACGCGCTCGGGCAAGATCATGCGCCGCATCCTGCGCAAGATCGCCGAGAACGACTATGGCAGCCTGGGCGACACCTCGACCCTGGCCGAACCGGCCGTCGTGGATGATCTGATCGACAATCGGATGAACCGGGGCTGA
- a CDS encoding DUF485 domain-containing protein has translation MQDTTLQRIAASTAYRQLRSRRLRFGWTLTIALLVVYYGFIGIIAFDKSLFAARMGSGVLTWGIPVGFAVILFTIVITAIYVMRANGEYDELTDRIRREALK, from the coding sequence ATGCAAGACACGACGCTGCAACGCATTGCAGCCAGCACGGCCTATCGGCAGTTGCGCAGCCGCAGGCTGCGGTTCGGCTGGACGCTGACGATCGCCCTGCTGGTGGTCTATTACGGTTTCATCGGGATCATCGCCTTTGACAAAAGCCTGTTCGCCGCGCGCATGGGCAGCGGCGTGCTGACCTGGGGCATCCCGGTCGGCTTTGCCGTGATCCTGTTCACCATCGTCATCACGGCGATCTATGTCATGCGCGCCAACGGCGAATATGACGAACTGACCGACCGCATCCGCCGCGAGGCCCTGAAATGA